In one Lolium rigidum isolate FL_2022 chromosome 3, APGP_CSIRO_Lrig_0.1, whole genome shotgun sequence genomic region, the following are encoded:
- the LOC124702606 gene encoding importin-5-like, with protein sequence MDPQAEADAAAVLGADPAPLTALLADLVSPANDARSRAERTFHSLRATHPDALALRLAHLLLSPSHPSAPMAAVLLRRLISPTSQAFAYPAMSPATQSSLRALLLSASSTPALSKSISKKLSDAVAELATHLLPANGWPDLLTFLYKSIASPSSPPALHESALNTLARLAPHLAAIFPDLHNHLLSSLSHPTSPDIRVAGLNAAISVIQSLPTATARDGFQDLLPAMMRALADSLNCGNEGSAQEALEMMIDLAGAEPRFLRRQLPDVVASMLHIAEAPGLEDGTRHLAVEFVVTLAEARERAPGMMRRLPRYVGRLFAVVMAMLLDVHDEPAWYAAVTEEEDAGETGSFVFAQECLDRLAIAVGGNTILPVAAELLPSFIGADEWKRRHAALVTIAQIAEGCAKVMTKNLDQVVGMVLNSFNDPHPRVRWAAINAVGQLSTDLGPELQNQLHHVVLPALASAMDDSDNPRVQAHAASAILNFSENCRPDILTPYLDVIVTKLLVLLQSGSQMVQEGALTALASAADSSQEHFQKYYDAVMPYLKAILMNATDKSSRMLRAKSMECISLVGMAVGKQKFRDDAKQVMEVLMSLQGSQMEADDPITSYMLQAWARLCKCLGQEFLPYMNVVMPPLLQSAQLKPDVSITSAGDDGESDDEGVETITLGDKRIGIRTSLLEEKATACSMLCCYADELKEGFFPWIDQVATTLVPLLKFYFHDEVRKAAVSAMPELLRSAKLAVEKGQAQGRDNSYLKQLSDYVVPALVEAINKEPETQICASMLESLNESIQMSGTLLDEGQVRYIVECIKEVITSSSNRRTDRTERSKAEDFDSEEDELLREENEQEDEIFDQVGDCLGTLVKTFKTYFLPFFDELSVYLTPMLGKDKTSEERRVTICIFDDVAEHCQEAAVRYYDTYLPSLLEACTSENPDVRQAAVYGIGICAEFGGSAFRPHTGEALSRLYNVIKHPNALDLDNAMAYDNSVSALGKICQFHRDSIDASQVIPAWLSCLPLKNDLVEARIVHEQMCAMLEKSDAELLGNNNQYLPKIVSIFAEILCAGKDLATEQTASKIVNLLRQLQTTLPPAVLASTWSSLQPQQQLALQSVLTS encoded by the exons ATGGATCCgcaggcggaggccgacgcggcggcggtgctgGGCGCGGACCCGGCGCCGCTCACGGCGCTGCTCGCCGACCTCGTCTCCCCGGCCAACGACGCGCGGTCGCGGGCGGAGCGGACGTTCCACTCCCTCCGCGCCACCCACCCggacgcgctcgcgctccgcctcgcccacctcctcctctccccctcccACCCGTCCGCGCCCATGGCggccgtcctcctccgccgcctaatCTCCCCAACCTCCCAGGCCTTCGCCTACCCCGCCATGTCCCCCGCCACGCAGTCCTCcctgcgcgcgctcctcctctccgcctcctccacccCCGCGCTCTCCAAATCCATCTCCAAAAAGCTCTCCGACGCCGTGGCCGAACTCGCCACCCACCTCCTCCCCGCCAACGGCTGGCCGGACCTCCTAACCTTCCTCTACAAGTCCATCGCGTCCCCCTCCTCCCCGCCCGCCCTCCACGAGTCCGCCCTCAACACCCTCGCCCGCCTCGCGCCCCACCTCGCCGCCATCTTCCCGGACCTCCACAAccacctcctctcatccctctcccACCCCACCTCCCCAGACATCCGCGTCGCCGGCCTCAACGCCGCCATCAGCGTCATCCAGTCCCtgcccaccgccaccgcccgcgaCGGGTTCCAGGACCTGCTCCCCGCCATGATGCGCGCCCTCGCCGACTCCCTCAACTGCGGCAACGAGGGCTCCGCGCAGGAGGCGCTCGAGATGATGATCGACCTCGCCGGCGCCGAGCcgcgcttcctccgccgccagctgcccGACGTCGTCGCCTCCATGCTGCACATCGCCGAGGCGCCCGGCCTCGAGGACGGCACCCGCCACCTCGCCGTCGAGTTCGTCGTCACCCTCGCCGAGGCCCGCGAGCGCGCGCCCGGCATGATGCGCCGCCTCCCGCGATACGTCGGCAGGCTCTTCGCCGTCGTCATGGCCATGCTGCTCGACGTCCACGACGAGCCTGCCTGGTACGCCGccgtcaccgaggaggaggacgccggggAGACCGGGAGCTTTGTGTTCGCGCAGGAGTGCCTCGACCGGCTTGCCATCGCCGTCGGCGGGAACACCATCTTGCCCGTGGCTGCCGAGCTGCTCCCGTCGTTTATCGGCGCTGACGAGTGGAAGAGACGGCACGCCGCGCTCGTCACCATTGCGCAGATTGCCGAGGGCTGCGCCAAGGTCATGACTAAGAATCTCGATCAGGTGGTTGGGATGGTGCTCAATTCCTTCAACGATCCTCACCCGAGGGTCAGGTGGGCGGCCATCAACGCCGTAGGGCAGCTTTCCACCGACCTCGGCCCTGAGTTGCAGAACCAGCTGCACCATGTTGTGCTACCTGCATTGGCTTCCGCCATGGATGATTCAGACAACCCACGCGTACAG GCACATGCAGCTTCTGCAATTCTAAACTTCAGCGAAAATTGCAGACCTGACATTTTAACACCATACTTGGATGTGATAGTCACCAAACTTCTGGTGTTGCTTCAG TCTGGAAGCCAAATGGTGCAAGAAGGTGCTTTAACTGCCTTAGCATCAGCTGCGGATTCTTCTCAG GAACACTTCCAAAAATATTATGATGCGGTCATGCCATATCTCAAGGCTATACTCATGAATGCAACTGATAAATCAAGCAGAATGTTGCGTGCCAAATCCATGGAATGTATTAGTTTAGTTGGTATGGCTGTTGGGAAACAAAAGTTTAGGGATGACGCTAAGCAG GTGATGGAAGTTTTGATGTCACTGCAAGGATCACAGATGGAGGCTGATGACCCGATTACAAGTTACATGCTGCAA GCATGGGCGAGACTGTGTAAATGCCTTGGTCAGGAGTTCCTTCCGTACATGAATGTCGTTATGCCCCCTCTACTTCAATCTGCTCAGCTAAAACCAGATGTGAGCATCACTTCTGCAGGCGATGATGGAGAATCTGACGACGAGGG TGTTGAGACTATCACCCTGGGAGACAAGAGAATTGGCATCAGGACCAGTCTTCTGGAGGAGAAAGCCACAGCATGCAGTATGCTGTGTTGCTATGCTGATGAGCTCAAGGAAGGGTTTTTTCCATGGATTGATCAG GTCGCAACTACTCTGGTACCTCTCCTCAAATTCTATTTTCACGACGAAGTTAGGAAGGCAGCTGTTTCAG CTATGCCTGAGCTTCTACGTTCAGCAAAGTTGGCAGTAGAAAAAGGCCAAGCTCAAGGCCGGGATAATTCTTATCTTAAGCAACTATCTGATTATGTAGTTCCAGCTCTTGTAGAGGCTATAAATAAA GAACCTGAGACACAAATTTGTGCAAGCATGCTGGAGTCATTGAACGAGTCAATACAG ATGTCAGGAACACTACTTGATGAAGGTCAAGTTAGATATATAGTGGAATGTATCAAAGAAGTAATAACATCAAGCTCTAATAGGAGGACAGACCGAACAGAGAGGTCAAAGGCTGAAGACTTTGATTCAGAGGAAGATGAGCTGCTAAGGGAAGAAAACGAACAGGAGGATGAAATCTTTGATCAA GTTGGTGATTGTTTAGGTACTCTGGTCAAAACTTTCAAGACTTATTTTCTCCCATTCTTTGATGAGCTCTCCGTCTATTTGACACCGATGTTG GGCAAGGATAAGACATCAGAAGAAAGAAGAGTTACCATATGCATTTTTGACGATGTCGCAGAACACTGTCAAGAAGCAGCAGTTAG GTATTATGACACATATCTTCCTTCTCTGTTAGAAGCCTGCACAAGTGAAAACCCAGATGTTAGACAG GCTGCAGTTTATGGTATTGGCATCTGTGCGGAGTTTGGTGGCTCTGCATTCAGGCCTCATACTGGGG AGGCACTCTCTAGATTATACAATGTAATCAAACATCCTAATGCATTGGATTTGGATAACGCGATGGCATATGACAATTCTGTTTCCGCTCTTGGAAAGATATGTCAGTTTCATCGTGATAGCATTGATGCATCTCAG GTTATTCCTGCTTGGTTAAGTTGTCTTCCTTTAAAAAATGACTTAGTTGAGGCAAGGATTGTCCATGAACAGATGTGTGCAATGCTCGAGAA GTCTGATGCAGAGCTTTTGGGCAATAACAATCAATATCTTCCGAAGATTGTATCTATTTTTGCAGAG ATATTATGCGCGGGCAAGGATCTGGCAACAGAACAGACTGCTAGCAAGATAGTTAATCTGCTAAGACAGCTTCAGACCACTCTGCCCCCTGCAGTACTTGCCTCGACATGGTCTTCTCTTCAGCCACAGCAACAGCTTGCCCTACAATCTGTATTGACATCATAG
- the LOC124698533 gene encoding SKP1-like protein 1 encodes MAAEDKKITLKSSDGEQFEVDEAVAMESQTIRHMIEDDCADNGIPLPNVNAKILSKVVEYCSKHVQAAKPAAADGAADGAPAEDLKSWDAEFVKVDQATLFDLILAANYLNIKGLLDLTCQTVADMIKGKTPEEIRKTFNIKNDFTAEEEEEIRRENQWAFE; translated from the coding sequence ATGGCGGCTGAGGACAAGAAGATCACGCTCAAGTCCTCGGACGGCGAGCAGTTCGAGGTGGAcgaggcggtggcgatggagtcgCAGACGATCCGCCACATGATCGAGGACGACTGCGCCGACAACGGGATCCCGCTCCCCAACGTCAACGCCAAGATCCTCTCCAAGGTCGTCGAGTACTGCAGCAAGCACGTCCAGGCGGCCAAGCCCGCGGCGGCCGATGGTGCGGCGGATGGCGCCCCCGCCGAGGACCTCAAGAGTTGGGACGCCGAGTTCGTCAAGGTCGACCAGGCCACCCTCTTCGACCTCATCCTCGCCGCCAACTACCTCAACATCAAGGGCCTGCTCGACCTCACCTGCCAGACCGTCGCCGACATGATCAAGGGCAAGACCCCCGAGGAGATCCGCAAGACCTTCAACATCAAGAACGACTtcaccgccgaggaggaggaggagatccgcAGGGAGAACCAGTGGGCCTTTGAGTAA